One Campylobacterota bacterium DNA segment encodes these proteins:
- a CDS encoding diacylglycerol kinase has product MALNKPEYTLFKNTRYALSGLAEVTRNEKSFRLQLLLFGWGMAIAWFLPLSFVHSAILSVSLFIPLIAEIINSAIERTVDLVTFEHHELAKRAKDAGAALVFLSLAMLGFVWGLVLLDAFCL; this is encoded by the coding sequence ATGGCACTCAACAAGCCTGAATACACCCTGTTCAAAAACACCCGTTACGCTTTGAGCGGACTTGCCGAAGTAACCCGAAACGAAAAATCGTTCCGCCTCCAGCTCCTGTTGTTCGGGTGGGGGATGGCTATCGCATGGTTTTTACCTCTTTCGTTTGTTCACAGCGCGATCCTTAGCGTCTCGCTTTTCATTCCACTCATTGCCGAGATTATCAACAGTGCGATAGAGCGGACCGTGGATCTGGTGACGTTCGAGCACCATGAACTGGCCAAGAGAGCCAAAGACGCGGGAGCGGCGCTGGTTTTTTTATCGCTGGCGATGCTCGGATTCGTCTGGGGGCTCGTTTTGCTGGATGCATTTTGCCTCTAA
- the amrA gene encoding AmmeMemoRadiSam system protein A — protein MSSSVYVHVARAAIQSRLEGSHIDKNVFLSELPSLANSGACFVTLNLHGRLRGCIGSLISHRPLIDDLIANAEAAAFRDPRFPPLSSAEFDDTDIEVSLLSEPRQIYYRDADDLKSMIRPHVDGVILRSGNAQATFLPQVWDELSDFDRFFAQLGRKAGLGDSPLSHHPEIYVYQVRKFSEEG, from the coding sequence ATGAGTTCCTCGGTCTATGTACACGTTGCCCGCGCAGCCATCCAATCACGGCTGGAAGGGTCGCATATCGATAAAAACGTCTTCCTTTCGGAGCTGCCCTCACTGGCCAATAGCGGAGCATGCTTCGTTACACTCAACCTCCACGGGCGGCTGCGCGGATGCATCGGTTCCCTGATCTCCCACAGGCCTTTAATCGACGATCTGATCGCCAATGCCGAGGCGGCCGCTTTCCGCGACCCCAGGTTTCCCCCTCTTTCGTCCGCCGAATTTGACGATACCGACATCGAAGTCTCCCTTTTGAGCGAACCGCGACAGATCTATTACCGCGATGCCGACGATCTCAAATCGATGATCCGACCGCACGTCGACGGGGTAATCCTGCGAAGCGGAAATGCACAGGCTACGTTTTTGCCGCAGGTGTGGGATGAGTTGAGCGATTTCGACCGTTTTTTTGCCCAACTGGGACGCAAAGCCGGTTTGGGCGATTCGCCGCTCTCCCACCATCCCGAAATCTACGTCTATCAGGTCCGGAAATTTTCGGAGGAGGGATAA
- the amrB gene encoding AmmeMemoRadiSam system protein B produces the protein MKLRTMSVSGSFYPASAGEIVEMIDRFNAIVAAHPDIEERYDALRGRAVIVPHAGWIYSGFTANIAHRILARSGVDTLLVIGPSHRVGFEGASLCGYEHYQTPLGELSMDIALIDALRGKFSLTCFPEAHREHSTEVQMPFVKHYLPNVRIAELVYGHTDPASIAPIIDYVLGLKNGGVVISTDLSHYYPLEQAKRLDAVCLEAIRSENPSLLHRGCEACGVIGVEAMLDVARRKGLESVLLDYRTSADASGDRSRVVGYASALFRGV, from the coding sequence ATGAAACTACGTACCATGAGCGTTTCGGGCAGCTTTTACCCCGCTTCGGCGGGAGAAATCGTGGAAATGATCGACCGGTTTAACGCCATCGTGGCGGCCCATCCCGACATCGAAGAACGTTACGATGCGTTGAGGGGACGTGCCGTGATCGTACCGCATGCGGGGTGGATATATTCGGGATTCACCGCCAACATCGCCCACCGCATTCTTGCCAGGTCAGGGGTTGATACCCTTTTGGTCATCGGTCCTTCCCATCGGGTGGGATTCGAGGGGGCCAGCCTTTGCGGGTATGAGCACTACCAGACGCCGCTGGGCGAGCTGAGTATGGACATCGCCCTGATTGACGCACTGCGCGGCAAATTTTCCCTAACCTGCTTCCCGGAGGCACACCGCGAGCACAGTACCGAAGTTCAGATGCCCTTCGTGAAACACTATCTTCCGAATGTACGCATTGCCGAGCTCGTCTACGGCCATACGGATCCCGCGTCAATCGCCCCCATAATCGATTACGTCCTCGGACTCAAAAACGGCGGAGTCGTCATCAGCACGGATCTGAGCCATTACTACCCGCTCGAACAGGCCAAACGGCTTGATGCCGTATGCCTCGAAGCGATCCGGAGCGAAAATCCGTCGCTCCTGCATCGCGGATGCGAAGCGTGCGGCGTGATCGGCGTCGAAGCGATGCTGGACGTCGCCCGGCGCAAAGGGCTCGAAAGCGTCCTCCTCGATTACCGTACCAGTGCCGACGCCAGCGGCGACCGTTCACGGGTCGTCGGCTACGCCAGTGCCCTATTCCGAGGCGTTTAG
- a CDS encoding pyridoxine 5'-phosphate synthase, whose amino-acid sequence MHADNLKLGVNIDHIAVLREARKINDPDPLMALGICAQNGADQITIHLREDRRHIHDEDARRIIAASPLPVNLECSIDPEIIRIVTQLRPHRATLVPEKREEVTTEGGLDVIGKYDMILNAINTLREAQIEVSLFVDPTHAAIEASERLGTEWVELHTGSYANIYAMRYSALPHSHHAISELHLSRKELDNRLEKAYSDIVDAANAARSAGMKVAAGHGLNYHNVSAIVSIETIEELNIGQSIVARSVFTGLASAVKEMKALCRR is encoded by the coding sequence ATGCACGCAGACAATCTTAAACTCGGTGTCAACATCGATCACATCGCGGTGCTGCGCGAAGCCCGCAAAATCAACGATCCCGATCCTCTGATGGCACTGGGCATCTGCGCCCAGAACGGCGCGGACCAGATCACGATCCACCTGCGCGAAGACCGCCGCCACATTCACGACGAAGACGCGCGCCGCATCATCGCCGCTTCGCCGCTGCCGGTCAATCTGGAATGTTCGATCGACCCCGAAATCATCCGTATCGTCACGCAGCTGCGTCCGCACCGTGCGACTCTCGTTCCCGAAAAACGGGAAGAAGTGACGACAGAGGGAGGGCTGGACGTCATCGGGAAATACGATATGATATTAAATGCTATCAATACGTTGCGCGAAGCGCAGATCGAAGTTTCCCTATTTGTCGATCCGACGCACGCCGCCATCGAAGCTTCCGAACGCCTGGGGACCGAATGGGTGGAGCTCCATACCGGAAGCTATGCAAACATCTATGCTATGCGCTACAGCGCCCTTCCCCATTCGCACCATGCCATTTCCGAGCTGCACCTCTCGCGCAAAGAGCTCGACAACCGTCTCGAAAAAGCGTACAGCGATATTGTCGATGCGGCCAATGCGGCCCGTTCGGCGGGGATGAAAGTCGCCGCCGGGCACGGACTGAATTACCATAACGTCTCCGCCATCGTCTCGATCGAGACGATCGAAGAACTCAATATCGGCCAAAGCATCGTTGCGCGTTCGGTATTCACAGGCCTTGCTTCGGCCGTCAAAGAAATGAAAGCGCTATGCCGCCGCTGA
- a CDS encoding EAL domain-containing protein: protein METYIGRQPIFDLDGKCIAYELLYRNAIDSAGAHFSDDGKATARVMINLVHNIGLSAIIGERLGFINVDENIVMSDLMHSLPKEKFVFEILEYTRVTPEFIDKVADLHAMGYRFALDDFSCANENIDYFRRLFPYVEIVKIDLLATDYDHIETIVEKFRDYNVKLLAEKVEDLDVFERCAKAGFDYFQGYFFEKPTIIAGKKIEPSVANALDLINTLHTSDDIHKVCEKFALCPELTYNLLRYINSAEFNFQQEITSVRQILQMLGPSRLRSWLGLFLYSDAEERRFSEAIIEAAKFRANLMYRLVHAHGRPDMADEAFLTGSLSLIDTFLQMKMEEVIDKIQLRESTTDALLKREGYLGKFLSIAEKLETSEKIHTLIDNLAPKINLTPSRLYAIYTEALNNNAIE from the coding sequence ATGGAGACTTACATTGGCAGACAGCCGATATTCGACTTAGACGGTAAATGCATCGCGTACGAGCTGCTTTACCGCAACGCCATCGATTCGGCTGGGGCCCATTTCAGCGACGACGGCAAAGCGACCGCACGGGTCATGATCAATCTCGTCCACAACATCGGGCTCTCGGCGATCATCGGGGAACGGCTGGGATTCATCAACGTGGACGAAAACATCGTCATGAGCGACCTGATGCATTCGCTGCCGAAGGAAAAATTCGTTTTCGAAATTCTTGAATACACGCGCGTCACCCCCGAATTCATCGATAAAGTCGCCGATCTGCATGCGATGGGATACCGCTTCGCTCTGGATGATTTCAGCTGCGCGAACGAAAATATCGACTATTTCCGGCGTTTGTTCCCTTACGTCGAAATCGTCAAAATCGACCTGCTCGCCACCGATTACGACCATATCGAAACCATCGTCGAGAAATTCCGCGACTACAACGTCAAACTACTGGCCGAAAAAGTGGAGGACCTCGATGTTTTCGAACGGTGCGCGAAGGCGGGATTCGATTATTTTCAGGGTTATTTTTTTGAAAAGCCGACGATCATCGCCGGAAAAAAAATCGAACCCTCGGTAGCCAACGCGCTGGACCTGATCAATACGCTCCATACCAGCGACGACATTCACAAGGTATGCGAAAAATTTGCGCTTTGCCCCGAACTCACCTACAATCTCCTGCGTTATATCAATTCGGCGGAATTTAATTTTCAGCAGGAGATCACGAGCGTCCGCCAGATTCTCCAGATGCTCGGCCCCTCACGCCTTCGTTCCTGGCTGGGGCTGTTTTTGTATTCGGATGCGGAGGAACGGCGTTTTAGCGAAGCGATCATCGAAGCGGCGAAATTTCGGGCCAACCTGATGTACCGGCTCGTACATGCCCACGGACGCCCCGATATGGCCGACGAAGCCTTTTTGACCGGCAGCCTCTCGCTGATCGATACCTTTTTGCAGATGAAGATGGAAGAGGTGATCGACAAAATCCAGTTGCGCGAATCGACGACCGACGCCCTGCTCAAACGTGAAGGGTATCTGGGCAAATTTCTCTCGATCGCCGAAAAGCTTGAAACGAGTGAAAAAATCCACACGCTGATCGACAACCTCGCACCGAAGATCAATCTCACCCCAAGCCGCCTGTACGCGATTTACACCGAAGCACTGAACAACAACGCGATCGAATGA
- the nspC gene encoding carboxynorspermidine decarboxylase produces the protein MAIDFSLLPHTPCYICEEELLERNLLTLDRVQRESGAKIILALKGFAMWSTFDLVGRYLQGCTASGLHEAKLAREKMNKEVHTYSPAFKDEEIDEIARISDDIVFNSPAQFHRYYERVKQINPSIKVSLRVNPEYSSSPVDLYNPCGLYSRLGTTLANFDESIVAKLDGLNFHALCEQNVDALEGVLEAFEAKFGRYIEGLQYVNFGGGHHITRADYDVERLIEVIRSFRERHNGITVYLEPGEAVGWQTGPLVASVLDVVHNGMDIAILDTSAEAHMPDTLAMPYRAMVRGSGEAGEKAYTYRFGGNTCLAGDIMGDYSFDEPLKVGDKIVFEDQIHYTFVKNTTFNGIKLPSLAIWTKQGELKIVHEFGYEDYRGRLS, from the coding sequence ATGGCGATCGATTTCTCCCTTCTCCCTCATACCCCCTGTTACATTTGCGAAGAGGAACTCCTTGAACGGAATCTGCTGACCCTGGATCGCGTTCAGCGCGAGTCGGGTGCCAAGATTATTCTGGCGCTTAAGGGTTTTGCGATGTGGTCGACGTTCGATCTGGTCGGGCGATACCTGCAGGGGTGTACGGCCAGCGGACTGCACGAAGCCAAACTTGCCCGTGAAAAGATGAATAAAGAGGTTCATACCTATTCGCCGGCTTTCAAAGACGAAGAGATCGACGAGATCGCCCGTATCAGCGACGACATCGTTTTCAATTCTCCCGCACAGTTTCATCGCTATTATGAACGGGTCAAGCAGATCAATCCTTCGATCAAGGTGTCGCTAAGAGTCAACCCGGAGTACTCTTCAAGTCCCGTCGATCTCTATAACCCCTGCGGCCTTTACAGCCGGCTGGGGACGACGCTTGCAAATTTCGACGAGAGCATCGTAGCCAAACTTGACGGGCTCAACTTCCACGCGTTGTGCGAGCAAAACGTCGATGCGCTCGAGGGGGTGCTCGAAGCGTTCGAAGCCAAATTCGGCCGCTACATCGAGGGCCTGCAATACGTCAATTTCGGGGGCGGACATCATATTACACGCGCCGATTACGACGTAGAACGGCTGATTGAGGTTATTCGGTCATTTCGGGAGCGTCACAACGGCATCACCGTCTATCTCGAGCCGGGCGAGGCGGTGGGCTGGCAGACGGGGCCGCTCGTGGCTTCGGTGTTGGACGTCGTTCACAACGGCATGGACATCGCGATTCTCGACACCTCGGCCGAAGCGCATATGCCCGATACCCTCGCGATGCCGTATCGGGCGATGGTCCGCGGTTCGGGCGAAGCGGGCGAGAAGGCCTACACCTACCGTTTCGGCGGGAATACCTGTCTGGCGGGAGACATCATGGGGGATTATTCGTTCGATGAGCCGCTGAAAGTGGGAGACAAGATCGTTTTTGAAGACCAGATCCATTACACGTTTGTGAAAAACACGACTTTCAACGGAATCAAGCTTCCCTCTTTGGCGATCTGGACCAAGCAGGGCGAACTCAAGATCGTGCACGAATTCGGCTACGAGGATTACCGCGGCCGGCTTTCCTGA
- a CDS encoding saccharopine dehydrogenase family protein — MATALIIGAGGVGRVVAHKCVMNNHIFDRIILASRTLKRCEEIQNELPAGAIEIDTVDADKTEEVIALIGKYKPAILINVALPYQDLAIMDACIATKTPYLDTANYEHPDEAKFEYKLQWARDEKFKEAGIMGLLGSGFDPGATNVFCAYAQKHYFDEIHTIDILDCNAGDHGYPFATNFNPEINLREVSAKGRYWENGEWIETEPMEIMQVWDYPEVGPKDSYLLYHEEMESLVKHIKGLKRIRFFMTFGQSYLMHMRCLQNVGMLGIEPVEHQGMKIVPIEFLKTLLPDPASLGPRTKGKTNIGIVAEGLKDGKKRKIYIYQVKDHEECYAEVKSQGVSYTTGVPAVIGAKLMVQGIWNGKGVFNMEQLDPDPFMDDMNTQGLPWNVIEMDV, encoded by the coding sequence GTGGCAACAGCACTTATTATCGGCGCCGGCGGAGTAGGGCGCGTAGTGGCACACAAATGTGTCATGAACAACCATATTTTCGATCGGATCATTTTGGCCAGCCGTACCCTGAAACGGTGTGAAGAGATCCAAAACGAACTTCCAGCGGGTGCGATAGAAATCGACACGGTCGATGCGGACAAAACCGAAGAGGTGATCGCGCTGATCGGGAAATACAAACCGGCCATCCTCATCAACGTTGCGCTGCCGTATCAGGATCTGGCCATCATGGACGCGTGTATCGCGACCAAAACCCCTTATCTCGACACCGCCAACTACGAACATCCCGATGAAGCGAAGTTCGAGTACAAGCTTCAGTGGGCGCGTGACGAAAAATTCAAGGAAGCCGGAATCATGGGGCTGCTCGGCAGCGGCTTTGACCCGGGTGCGACCAACGTCTTTTGCGCCTATGCGCAAAAACACTATTTCGACGAAATTCATACGATCGACATTCTCGACTGTAACGCCGGGGACCACGGTTATCCGTTTGCGACCAACTTCAATCCCGAGATCAATCTGCGCGAAGTCAGTGCAAAAGGGCGCTACTGGGAGAACGGCGAGTGGATCGAAACCGAACCGATGGAGATTATGCAGGTATGGGATTATCCCGAAGTGGGTCCCAAAGACAGCTATCTACTTTACCACGAAGAGATGGAATCGCTCGTCAAACACATCAAAGGACTCAAGCGGATCCGGTTTTTCATGACGTTCGGACAAAGCTACCTCATGCACATGCGCTGCCTTCAAAACGTCGGCATGCTGGGCATCGAGCCGGTCGAACACCAGGGGATGAAGATCGTGCCGATCGAGTTTCTGAAAACTCTGCTGCCCGATCCCGCATCGCTTGGACCGCGCACCAAAGGGAAAACCAACATCGGTATCGTCGCCGAAGGTCTCAAAGACGGTAAAAAACGCAAGATCTACATTTACCAGGTCAAAGACCACGAAGAGTGCTACGCCGAAGTCAAATCGCAAGGGGTCTCGTATACGACGGGCGTCCCTGCCGTGATCGGTGCAAAACTCATGGTTCAGGGGATCTGGAACGGGAAAGGGGTGTTCAACATGGAACAGCTCGATCCCGATCCGTTTATGGACGACATGAACACCCAGGGACTCCCCTGGAACGTCATCGAGATGGACGTATAA
- the pdxA gene encoding 4-hydroxythreonine-4-phosphate dehydrogenase: MPPLKTLAISVGDLNGVGFEIILKAHAQIQTLCRPLYSIDRVMAERAAALLGKHLPHDFECCGVGGDFEIRPGCVDASSGRYSYDSFASAVELAKSGVADALVTLPIHKEAWMRAGIAYKGHTDALRDFFSQDAIMMLGCDRLYVALFTEHIPLRDVAGRLETASLAAFLIRFYRSTKARKAGVLGLNPHAGDHGVLGDEERFIEAAIEEANRRIGHEVFEGPIVPDIAFTPRSRERYGFIVAMYHDQGLGPLKALYFDESINVSLGLPIVRTSVDHGTAFDIAYQNRASVTSYLNAIKAAITQQRYQENE, encoded by the coding sequence ATGCCGCCGCTGAAAACCCTGGCAATCAGCGTCGGTGACCTGAACGGCGTCGGTTTTGAAATCATCCTCAAAGCGCATGCGCAGATTCAAACGCTGTGCCGTCCTCTGTACAGCATTGACCGGGTGATGGCCGAACGCGCTGCGGCATTGCTGGGGAAACATCTCCCCCATGATTTCGAATGCTGCGGAGTCGGGGGCGATTTCGAGATCCGCCCCGGTTGCGTGGACGCGTCAAGCGGACGGTATAGCTACGATTCGTTCGCATCGGCCGTCGAACTGGCCAAATCCGGCGTAGCCGACGCCCTCGTCACCCTTCCGATTCACAAAGAAGCATGGATGAGGGCCGGAATAGCTTACAAGGGGCATACCGACGCCTTGAGGGATTTTTTCTCGCAGGATGCTATAATGATGCTCGGATGCGACCGGCTTTATGTGGCCCTTTTTACGGAGCACATACCGTTGCGTGACGTCGCCGGCCGTCTTGAAACGGCGAGTTTGGCGGCTTTTCTGATCCGTTTTTACCGCAGCACCAAAGCCCGTAAAGCCGGGGTTCTTGGCCTTAACCCCCACGCCGGCGACCACGGGGTGTTAGGGGATGAAGAGCGCTTTATCGAAGCAGCGATCGAGGAGGCCAACCGCCGGATCGGGCATGAGGTATTCGAAGGCCCGATCGTGCCCGATATCGCTTTTACCCCACGGTCCCGTGAACGTTACGGCTTTATCGTCGCCATGTATCACGATCAGGGGCTCGGGCCGCTCAAAGCCCTGTATTTTGACGAAAGCATCAACGTCTCGCTGGGGCTGCCGATCGTCCGTACCTCCGTCGATCATGGGACGGCTTTCGACATCGCCTATCAAAACCGTGCCTCGGTCACAAGTTATCTCAATGCGATCAAGGCAGCGATCACTCAGCAAAGGTATCAGGAAAACGAATGA
- a CDS encoding MFS transporter — translation MKGIWKTPGVFPYTLALFLNAFTDLGHKIIIQNTVFKIYDDQTQIIYTAILNALILLPFIFLFTPSGYISHRFSKVSVMRYGALAAVLITLLITYSYYRGWFWGSFVLTLVLAAQSAIYSPAKYGYIKEIAGEKGFAPLNALVQSTTTVAILSGIMAYTVLFETSLGASYGDEADILRRIAPLGWLLVGGSVIEFWMTLRLSDTRKPQAQRFNIKKYLSGVYLRKNWMLIRRNREIFDAILSLSLFWSISQVILAAFGAYAKRTLGIDNTIVVQGLMALAAFGIIAGSLLASRLSRHYLHKGLIVAGALKMTVMLAILPLTHNLYLIGAVFFGFGIGGAMMIVSLNALIQMKAPEAHLAYILSGNNWLQNLFMTAFLLLTTLFAYAGWDSLSLFYAMLGVSAVLTYAVLGRYKDYFLWLIFESFLSLRYNIIPLHTHNIPKSGPVLLLGNHVSWIDWILVQIGVERRIRYLMERSIYQKRFIRPIMELGEVIPISQNGAKEAFKNARKRLEAGEIVGIFPEGSISHDGEIGTIYPGYRAIAAGECGVIVPFYIDGIYGSLFSRSKGRLVPSCGWFRRNVRIVYGEPLPPDADPQTVYNALIRLKENHGTQQA, via the coding sequence TACCCTGGCCCTGTTTCTCAATGCCTTTACCGATCTCGGGCACAAAATCATCATCCAAAATACCGTATTCAAAATATACGACGATCAGACTCAGATCATCTACACGGCCATTCTCAACGCACTGATCCTTCTGCCGTTCATTTTTCTTTTTACCCCATCGGGATATATATCGCACCGTTTTTCCAAAGTATCGGTGATGCGCTACGGTGCGCTCGCGGCGGTTTTGATCACCCTCCTTATCACTTACAGCTATTACCGGGGATGGTTCTGGGGCTCGTTTGTCCTTACCCTGGTTCTGGCGGCGCAAAGCGCGATCTACTCTCCCGCCAAGTACGGTTACATCAAGGAGATCGCGGGAGAAAAGGGGTTTGCTCCGCTCAATGCGCTTGTACAGTCCACCACTACCGTCGCGATACTTTCGGGGATTATGGCGTACACGGTTCTGTTTGAAACGTCTCTGGGTGCTTCGTACGGCGACGAAGCCGATATCCTTCGCCGGATCGCCCCTCTTGGGTGGCTGCTCGTGGGCGGAAGCGTGATCGAGTTTTGGATGACGCTGCGTTTGAGCGACACGCGAAAGCCGCAAGCGCAGCGTTTTAATATTAAAAAATATCTAAGTGGTGTCTACCTGCGTAAAAACTGGATGCTGATACGCCGGAATCGTGAAATATTCGACGCCATTCTCTCTCTTTCGCTCTTCTGGTCGATTTCGCAGGTGATTCTCGCCGCTTTCGGGGCATACGCCAAACGGACGCTGGGGATTGACAATACGATCGTCGTGCAGGGGCTTATGGCGTTGGCGGCGTTCGGAATCATCGCGGGATCTCTCCTGGCCTCGCGCCTTTCGCGCCATTATCTGCACAAAGGGCTTATCGTCGCCGGTGCACTCAAAATGACGGTGATGCTGGCAATTTTGCCGCTGACCCACAACCTTTACCTCATCGGGGCGGTATTTTTCGGATTCGGGATCGGAGGGGCGATGATGATCGTTTCGCTCAATGCGCTGATCCAGATGAAAGCGCCCGAAGCGCATCTGGCCTATATCCTCTCGGGGAACAACTGGCTGCAGAACCTTTTTATGACCGCTTTTCTCCTCCTGACGACTCTTTTCGCCTACGCCGGATGGGATTCGCTGAGCCTTTTTTACGCGATGCTGGGGGTATCGGCCGTTTTGACCTATGCGGTGCTGGGGCGTTACAAAGACTATTTTCTCTGGCTTATTTTCGAAAGCTTTCTCTCCCTGCGCTACAATATCATCCCCCTGCATACCCACAACATCCCCAAAAGCGGTCCGGTACTGCTGCTGGGCAACCATGTCAGCTGGATCGACTGGATACTGGTCCAGATCGGGGTCGAGCGCCGCATACGTTATCTTATGGAACGTTCCATCTACCAAAAGCGTTTCATCCGTCCGATCATGGAGCTGGGCGAAGTGATCCCCATTTCCCAAAACGGTGCGAAGGAAGCGTTTAAAAATGCCCGGAAACGGCTGGAAGCGGGAGAAATCGTCGGGATCTTTCCCGAAGGTTCGATCAGTCATGACGGAGAGATCGGTACGATTTATCCCGGTTACCGTGCTATCGCTGCAGGTGAATGCGGGGTGATCGTCCCGTTTTACATCGACGGAATCTACGGGAGTCTCTTTTCACGCAGCAAAGGACGCCTTGTCCCGTCGTGCGGATGGTTCCGCCGAAACGTCCGCATCGTTTACGGCGAGCCGCTTCCGCCCGATGCCGATCCGCAAACGGTGTATAATGCACTGATCCGACTAAAGGAGAATCATGGCACTCAACAAGCCTGA
- the amrS gene encoding AmmeMemoRadiSam system radical SAM enzyme, protein MQYYLPKDGRITCLLCRHYCTLSDGQIGMCHVEKNVGGHLECLVYGHPAAVHIDPIEKKPLFHFLPRSSSFSLGTVGCNLRCPFCQNWQISQTGNIDTSVTLMPEEAARIAYDRGCSSISYTYNEPAVWYPYAKDIGTEAKKRGLRNVFVSSGFESDEVSHDLKGWLDATNIDLKSFDASYYRKTLKASLEGVQETLKTMVRLGIWVEVTTLIVPGHNDKEHELRGIARFIADELGPHVPWHISAFHPDYKMNDTPPTPVALMEKALGWGKEAGLYYVYLGNVSRPAQTRCPQCDTLLIERYGFETTHFVLDDGHCPHCRRAIEGVWK, encoded by the coding sequence ATGCAATACTATCTCCCCAAAGACGGGCGTATAACCTGCCTGTTATGTCGGCATTACTGCACCCTGAGCGACGGGCAGATCGGTATGTGTCACGTCGAAAAAAACGTCGGCGGTCATCTCGAATGTCTCGTTTACGGCCATCCTGCGGCGGTCCATATCGACCCGATCGAAAAAAAACCCCTCTTTCACTTCCTTCCCCGTTCTTCAAGTTTTTCTCTTGGAACCGTCGGGTGTAATTTACGATGCCCGTTTTGTCAGAACTGGCAGATATCCCAAACCGGCAATATCGACACTTCAGTGACCCTCATGCCCGAAGAAGCGGCACGCATTGCCTACGACAGGGGCTGCTCGTCGATCAGCTACACGTACAACGAACCGGCGGTATGGTATCCCTACGCCAAAGACATAGGCACGGAAGCCAAAAAACGGGGACTGCGCAACGTTTTCGTCTCCAGCGGATTCGAGTCCGATGAAGTGAGCCATGATCTCAAAGGGTGGCTCGATGCAACCAATATCGATCTCAAAAGTTTTGATGCCTCCTACTACCGGAAAACGCTCAAAGCATCGCTGGAGGGGGTACAGGAGACGCTCAAAACCATGGTTCGGCTCGGGATCTGGGTCGAAGTCACGACCCTGATCGTTCCGGGGCATAACGACAAAGAGCATGAACTGCGCGGCATCGCCCGCTTTATTGCCGATGAACTCGGTCCCCACGTGCCGTGGCACATCAGCGCGTTTCATCCCGACTACAAAATGAACGACACGCCCCCGACGCCGGTTGCATTGATGGAAAAAGCACTAGGCTGGGGGAAAGAAGCGGGCCTTTATTACGTCTACCTGGGCAACGTCTCCCGCCCGGCCCAGACGCGTTGTCCGCAGTGCGATACGCTGCTGATCGAACGCTACGGCTTCGAAACCACCCATTTTGTTCTGGATGATGGGCATTGTCCGCACTGTCGGCGCGCAATCGAGGGGGTATGGAAATGA